GGAGATCGCGGGCAGAAGGTGTGGTGTAGAGAAACCCGGGCCCTGCCGGGTCCAGGGTTTCACCCTGAAGACGAACGAGGAGGATGCAGGCACATGTTCCAGTTCTTCGCACGCAGGCTTCGCAGTGAGCGCGGCTTCACGCTCATCGAGCTGCTGATCGTCGTGGCGATCATCGCGATCCTGGCGGCGATCCTGATCCCGAACTTCCTGCGGGCCCGCGCCCAGTCCCAGGTGGCGGCCNNNNNNNNNNNNNNNNNNNNNNNNNNNNNNNNNNNNNNNNNNNNNNNNNNNNNNNNNNNNNNNNNNNNNNNNNNNNNNNNNNNNNNNNNNNNNNNNNNNNCCCGAGGACTGGCTGGCCTACCACCTCCTCGGGCACGCCAATCTGCAGTTGGGCGACAGGGAGTCGGCGCGGGCGGCCTGGGAGCAGGTCCTGCGCCTGAACCCGGAGTTTCAGCCTGCGCGGGAGCAGCTGCGCCGGCTGGACGGGACGGCCAGGTGACCACGTGGGTTCCCACGGGTGTGAGCAACCTGACGTCGGGACCAGGCTCGCACGCACTGCGGCTGTGGTGCTGGTCCTCGTGCTGCCCCTGGCGGTCATTCCCTGGGGGGAAGGCGAGGGCTACACGCAGGCCAAGGCGCTGACGCTGTACGCCCTGACTGTTCTGGCTGTGAGCGGGTGGGTCCTGGCACGCCTCGGGCCGTCCGGGCTGCGGTGGCGGCTGACGCCGGCCGAGCTTCCCGTCTGGGGATACGTGCTGGCGCTCCTGCTGTCCACTGTGGTGTCGTCGAACCTCTATAACTCCTTCCTCGGTACCCCGCTGCGCCGGGAAGGGCTCTTCACGCACCTGGCCTACGTCGGCCTGTACTTCATCGGCGTCCACTTCTTCGGCTGCGCCGCGGGTCTGCGGACGCTCGCGACGGCCGCCGGCGCGTCCGCGCTCGTCGCCATCGGGTACGGCCTTGTCCAGCTGGCAGTGCCTCCCCTCTTTCCGGCCGAGGCGTTCATGCGAGAGTGGTACG
This genomic interval from Armatimonadota bacterium contains the following:
- a CDS encoding prepilin-type N-terminal cleavage/methylation domain-containing protein, with the protein product MFQFFARRLRSERGFTLIELLIVVAIIAILAAILIPNFLRARAQSQVAA